AGCAGGACCAGCTGTGCTTTGCGACGGTGTGCGCGTTCCATCTCGAGGGCGAACTGCTCGTTGAAAAAAGCGCGGTTGTGGACGCCAGTGAGAGTGTCGGTGTGAACCAGCCGGCTCATCAGACGGCTCTGACGCCATCCGTTGGTAACGAAGCGGGAGATGCGGAATGCCAGGTTGATCAAGGCTTCACGTTCGATCGGCACGGTGTGTATCACGTAGAGGAGCCCCACTTCCGTGATCTTCCCGCCGGCCTCGGGCGGCAGTTCCTCGGCCGGTGGGTAGAGGGGCACGGCGACGCCCGCCGCGAAAACGTCCGGCTCGCCGTCGTCCCCGACGCGGCCGCGCAATGCCGGCGGCAACTCGTTCCGCGACTGTATCCAGACCGCCTCTCCCTCGAGCCGAGTCAAAACCCAGAAGGGCCGCTCTTCCCGCGGACAGGTGTCGATGTTCGCCAGGGGTTCGGGAACATCCGCCGGCCTGAAGAGTTCGATGTGGAGCTCGGCGCGCGGGAAGGTCGGCTTCAGCAGGTTCACCACATCCTGGAGGATGCCGGCGAAACCGTTGCCCGTCGTACGGGCGACTGTCAGGTCCTGTGCCCGCTCCATAGCGTTGAGTAGACGTTCGTGCAGGTCCGTGTCGAGCGTCCGCAGGGGATCCGGACCGGGAAGGCGATCGACCGCAGGAGCGACGGCCTCGACAGCAGTGTCGTCGGGCGCGTCTACGCGCGTATGCTCCGCCGCATAGAGCGGGGAAAGATCCAGCAGGATAGCATGGTCGCGCAGCGCGTAATACCGGGAACCGCCCTCATCCCCGTCGCCGACCATCACCCGGACCAGATCGCCGCGACGGATCAAGCCGGCGACCAGAGAGCGACCATTCTTGAGCAGGGCGTCCGCGTCGTTCGTGGCCAGCGCCACGCGCAAGGTGTGCCGCAACGGCGCGGCGACCTGCGCGATGGATAGGAGGTGCTGGATGAGCGCTCTCAAAACGGTGTCCGGCTCCCTGCAGATGTCACCTTGACGCCCGTGCGTCGCACGTATATTGGTACGGGTCAGGCATGTGAGCACGTACATAATTGTGACACATTATGCGCTAACTTGCAATATTGGTAGTCTTCTGCATCTCGACTGGGCCGGTCATCCGGACGCGTCACGGTACCTTCGGCAGTACGGGAGAACTTGGATGACGACCCTCAGCGACCACGGACCGTGCCTCTCTCGCTCCATCGCCGCGCTCGCGCTCGGTCTGCTCTGTCTCGGTGGCTGTGCGCACAGGTTGACGTCGCCCCCCCTCCCGGACAGTGCCGGCCCCGGGGATCAGGTGTCGTCGCCTGCATACGCGACGACGAACACGCCTGTCGTCGCAGAGGCTCCCCCCGCGCGACCTCCCGAGGGCGCAGCCACCGCCTCTTTGCGCAACGTCCTGGAGGAGCGCCCCGATCTCGCCCAGCTCGACCTGATCTACCGTCAGGCCCTGGAGCTCCT
The window above is part of the bacterium genome. Proteins encoded here:
- a CDS encoding GGDEF domain-containing protein, translating into MRALIQHLLSIAQVAAPLRHTLRVALATNDADALLKNGRSLVAGLIRRGDLVRVMVGDGDEGGSRYYALRDHAILLDLSPLYAAEHTRVDAPDDTAVEAVAPAVDRLPGPDPLRTLDTDLHERLLNAMERAQDLTVARTTGNGFAGILQDVVNLLKPTFPRAELHIELFRPADVPEPLANIDTCPREERPFWVLTRLEGEAVWIQSRNELPPALRGRVGDDGEPDVFAAGVAVPLYPPAEELPPEAGGKITEVGLLYVIHTVPIEREALINLAFRISRFVTNGWRQSRLMSRLVHTDTLTGVHNRAFFNEQFALEMERAHRRKAQLVLLLGDIDHFKDVNDRYGHPAGDRVLKSVARELLQGLRRIDLVCRIGGEEFALVLPDTDLEAARDIVTRIQVRIANLRLSDPGATEPLRVTISFGGVTYPGAGDSPDELYRNADRMLYLSKQRGRNRCHFWNPDGEPILTLPRYSAPSD